The Lycium ferocissimum isolate CSIRO_LF1 chromosome 8, AGI_CSIRO_Lferr_CH_V1, whole genome shotgun sequence DNA segment ATTCTTCCACAAATAACCAATAAcaaataacaaataattaagTTATTGGAACGTTTTTAATCGAGTTTGAAACCGGGTCATAACAATAACTACGATAAAAGAATGGCAAATTCCATATATTTGTATCATATAACGttcacaaaaataaatttaaataatcaTATGTGAGGTTCGATTCAGAGCATATCAATTACTCCCTAACAGCAGCAACTTAGAGAAGAAACTTTTCATTACTCAAACTAGGAAACTAGAGCAAAACATGGTTGGTTGTTTGGATCGACATCATATAGAATTTGCTAGTACGTTCAGTTCACACTTTAAAACTCTTAATTGATTATTAAGTTGTACACATTCAGATCAAACTTCTTTCAGTTTATTTTCAGGGGAGTTCTTGAGTATCTCCAACTCACAACACTAGATATGATTATGCCTCGATTTATGCTAGAAGACTTGAAAGATTAGTGAAGGAAACAGGAGGTCAATTTGCAAAATTCTTTTAGCAGCATCAAGCTTTCTCTTCTACATCCAAGTAAAATTGGATAatacaaaagacaaaaaaaaaaagggaacttCCTGTAATTAAAGTAGAGCCgtttatcaaatatattgaGGTATTTCCGAGTTGTATACTATGTAGTTATGCACTAATATCCTATAGAGCTATTGATTTATTTAGTCTAGACAGCCAGAATTCCGGTAGAAAATATTTGGCCATTAGCATAAGGTGAGGTTGCAATATCAGCAGATCTTGAAAATTCAGAGCTACACTTCTCCTTGTGCTCATCCATTACTATCTGCCTATACCGACACTCTGTGCTACAGAATGCTATCTCTCCCCTGCAATTCATTGACATGAAAAACATCATCAGCACAGTTCCAGTTCTacttaacaaaaagaaaaaaaaaaaaaaagaaccaaactaaTTTGATAATTATCCGGAGGATAGCCAAGTTAATAAGGATTAGTGAGTTTAAAATGAGCATAATCTTAGTATATATAAAGAtcttacatttttttaaaagataatgATCAAAAACACAGCTGAACTATCATTTTCTTGCGAGTTTCACATCTCAATTGTAAgctgttttcttttttcctacctgaactatcatcaTCTATTTATTAGAACACACTTCGAAGTTGATTAGGCCAATTATtagttgttcccttttcctacctgaattaTCATCATCTACTCAACTatgtgtgttttaatacataggtAGTGATAGTTCTGATAGAAAAAGGGAACAACTGATAATTGGtttgtgaaatttgggaaaatgtGATAGCTCGGGTGTATTTTTTACCTTAATCTCTCTCAATTTTATGTAGTTTGAGCTGAAAGTAATTGGCTcaattaaaataacaaaaccCGCGCTAAATCTTTATGTGTTCACAGGGTTATAGTTTGGTCTTTAAAGAATAAGAGAGAAGAAGATAAAGTTATACCTGTACATAAATATGTCTTTGCCATGGAGCTTTTTGTTGCATAAATGACAGGAACTGAGGAAATCTGAATCTGGATATCTTGGAAAATCTCCAAATCTAGTTGGAGATATGTCAAAAACACTTGAACACTTCTGTTTTCTGTCAGTGGATCTTCTGTTTTCTTGTACACTTCCATTGCAATAT contains these protein-coding regions:
- the LOC132067050 gene encoding FCS-Like Zinc finger 14-like isoform X1, translated to MIGKRTSPVIGMITGSSVSGNRTGTIYGATSPRSPLDFKIQSPRGLKAYNNFGGVGLAIVASLDDNKDGAIKVNKPVYNTSSIKSIPIPGNSTDLDNFEDDTVVTCRGPDKKSYTRVYCNGSVQENRRSTDRKQKCSSVFDISPTRFGDFPRYPDSDFLSSCHLCNKKLHGKDIFMYRTGTVLMMFFMSMNCRGEIAFCSTECRYRQIVMDEHKEKCSSEFSRSADIATSPYANGQIFSTGILAV